A genomic segment from Syngnathus scovelli strain Florida chromosome 3, RoL_Ssco_1.2, whole genome shotgun sequence encodes:
- the fbp2 gene encoding fructose-1,6-bisphosphatase isozyme 2 isoform X2, with amino-acid sequence MSDQSAFETDVWTLTRFVMEMGRQVKGATGELTQLLNSMMTAIKAISSAVRKAGLAHLQGMAGCVNVTGDDVKKLDVLSNDLVINMLKASYGTCCMVSEEDKGLIITPKDKRGKYVVCFDPLDGSSNIDCLASIGTIFAIYKRVTEGEPTEEDALQPGSNMVCAGYALYGSATLVALSTGAGLNFFMLDPAIGEFILTERNVKIKPRGKIYSLNEGYAKYFHPSVNHYINHKKNPEDGGTPYGARYVGSMVSDVHRTITYGGIFMYPANQKSPEGKVLLQ; translated from the exons ATGTCGGACCAGTCGGCCTTTGAGACGGACGTGTGGACGCTGACCCGCTTCGTTATGGAGATGGGTCGCCAGGTCAAAGGGGCGACAGGCGAGCTGACGCAGCTGCTCAACTCCATGATGACCGCCATCAAGGCCATTTCATCGGCCGTGCGCAAGGCCGGCCTGGCCCACTT GCAGGGCATGGCGGGCTGCGTGAACGTGACGGGGGACGACGTGAAGAAACTGGACGTGCTGTCCAATGACTTGGTGATCAACATGCTGAAGGCCTCCTACGGCACCTGCTGCATGGTCTCCGAGGAGGACAAGGGCCTCATCATCACGCCCAAAGACAAGAGG GGCAAGTACGTGGTGTGTTTTGACCCCCTGGATGGTTCCAGTAACATTGACTGCCTGGCTTCCATCGGCACCATCTTTGCAATCTATAAACGG GTGACGGAGGGCGAGCCCACCGAGGAGGATGCCCTCCAGCCGGGCAGCAACATGGTGTGCGCCGGTTACGCCCTCTATGGCAGCGCCACCTTGGTGGCCCTCAGCACCGGTGCTGGCCTCAACTTTTTCATGCTGGATCCA GCTATCGGTGAGTTCATCCTGACTGAGAGGAACGTGAAGATCAAACCCAGGGGGAAAATCTACAGTTTGAACGAGGGCTACGCAAAGTACTTCCACCCCTCTGTCAACCACTACATCAACCACAAGAAGAATCCCGAG GACGGCGGTACGCCATACGGCGCACGTTACGTCGGTTCCATGGTGTCGGACGTCCACCGCACCATCACGTACGGGGGCATATTCATGTACCCGGCCAACCAAAAAAGCCCGGAAGGGAAG GTGCTACTACAGTAA
- the fbp1a gene encoding fructose-1,6-bisphosphatase 1a: MSDRGTFDTNVVTVTRFVMEEGRRVKGTGELTRLLNSLCTAVKAISSAVRKAGIAHLYGIAGSTNVTGDQVKKLDILSNDLVINLIKSSFTSCVLVSEENEKAIIVDPETRGKYIVCFDPLDGSSNIDCLVSIGTIFAIYKKASEDGEPCEKDALQPGRNLVAAGYALYGSATMMVLSTGHGVNGFMLDPAIGEFILVDRDVKIKKRGKIYSLNEGYAKYFEPAVTEYLQNKKFPQDGSEPYGARYIGSMVADVHRTLMYGGIFLYPGNTKSPQGKLRLLYEGNPMAFIIEQAGGAASTGFENILDIQPKNIHQRAPVAMGSSEDVADYVAVCRKHAAKAK, encoded by the exons ATGTCCGACAGAGGAACCTTCGACACCAACGTGGTGACCGTGACCCGCTTCGTCATGGAGGAGGGCCGGCGGGTCAAGGGTACCGGGGAGCTCACCCGGCTGCTCAACTCGCTGTGCACGGCCGTCAAAGCCATCTCCAGCGCCGTGCGCAAAGCCGGCATCGCTCACCT gTACGGCATCGCGGGCAGCACCAACGTGACGGGTGACCaggtgaagaagctggacatcctttcCAACGACCTGGTCATCAACCTGATCAAGTCATCCTTCACCTCCTGCGTGTTGGTGTCAGAGGAGAACGAGAAAGCCATCATCGTGGATCCCGAAACCAGG GGCAAGTACATTGTGTGTTTCGACCCGCTGGATGGCTCctccaacatcgactgcctggtCTCCATTGGAACCATTTTTGCCATCTACAAGAAG GCGTCGGAAGATGGCGAGCCTTGCGAGAAGGATGCCCTGCAGCCCGGCAGGAACCTGGTGGCGGCAGGATACGCCCTCTATGGCAGCGCCACCATGATGGTGCTCTCCACTGGACACGGCGTCAACGGCTTTATGCTCGACCCG GCCATCGGCGAATTCATCTTGGTGGACCGGGACGTAAAGATCAAAAAACGGGGGAAGATCTACAGCTTGAACGAAGGCTACGCCAAATATTTCGAGCCGGCTGTCACAGAGTATTTGCAGAATAAGAAGTTTCCTCAG GACGGCAGCGAGCCCTACGGCGCCCGCTACATCGGCTCCATGGTGGCCGACGTGCACCGGACACTCATGTACGGCGGGATCTTTTTGTATCCTGGCAACACAAAAAGTCCTCAGGGAAAG CTGCGTCTGCTCTACGAGGGCAACCCCATGGCGTTCATCATCGAACAGGCAGGGGGCGCCGCCTCCACGGGCTTCGAGAACATCCTGGACATCCAGCCGAAGAACATCCACCAGAGGGCGCCGGTGGCCATGGGCTCCTCCGAAGACGTAGCCGACTACGTGGCCGTCTGCCGCAAGCACGCCGCCAAGGCAAAATGA
- the ctsla gene encoding cathepsin La, with product MGQSDTSVGGRLTATQILYKFVWPSCSRIFSPFPVYPHRLYGLPVATNMLPLIALALCLSAAASAPSLDPQLDQHWDLWKSWHSKEYHQKEEGWRRMVWEKNLRKIELHNLEHSMGKHTYSLGMNHFGDMTHEEFRQIMNGYKRSNKVQRKVKGALFMEPNFLEAPRSVDWRDKGYVTPVKDQGQCGSCWAFSTTGALEGQHFRKTGNLVSLSEQNLVDCSRPEGNEGCNGGLMDQAFQYIEDNDGLDSEQAYPYTGTDTQPCRYDPKFNSANDTGFVDVPSGKEHALMKAVASVGPVSVAIDAGHESFQFYQSGIYFEKECSSEELDHGVLVVGYGYEGEDVDGRKYWIVKNSWSEKWGDKGYIYMAKDRKNHCGIATAASYPLV from the exons ATGGGCCAATCAGACACGTCGGTGGGCGGGAGGTTGACTGCCACTCAAATCCTTTATAAGTTTGTGTGGCCCAGCTGCAGTAGGATATTTTCCCCCTTTCCCGTTTATCCGCATCGTCTCTACGGGCTGCCA GTAGCCACCAACATGTTGCCTCTCATCGCGTTGGCTTTGTGCCTGAGCGCCGCCGCCTCGGCCCCCTCCCTGGACCCTCAGCTGGACCAGCACTGGGACCTGTGGAAGAGCTGGCACTCGAAGGAGTACCACCAG AAGGAGGAAGGCTGGAGGAGGATGGTGTGGGAGAAGAACTTGAGGAAGATTGAGCTGCACAATCTGGAACACTCCATGGGCAAGCACACTTACAGCCTGGGCATGAACCACTTTGGAGACATG ACTCACGAGGAGTTCCGGCAGATCATGAACGGCTACAAGCGCAGCAACAAGGTGCAGAGGAAGGTCAAAGGAGCTCTCTTCATGGAGCCCAACTTCTTGGAGGCGCCGCGCTCGGTGGACTGGAGAGACAAGGGCTACGTCACCCCCGTCAAGGACCAG GGTCAATGCGGGTCGTGCTGGGCCTTCAGCACCACAGGGGCCCTGGAGGGTCAGCACTTCCGCAAGACGGGCAATCTGGTGTCTCTGAGcgagcagaacctggtggactgcTCGCGGCCCGAAGGCAACGAGGGCTGCAACGGAGGCCTGATGGACCAGGCCTTCCAGTACATCGAGGACAACGACGGCCTGGACTCGGAGCAGGCCTATCCCTACACGGGCACC GACACCCAGCCATGCCGCTACGACCCCAAGTTCAACTCTGCCAACGACACGGGCTTCGTGGACGTGCCGAGCGGCAAGGAGCACGCGCTCATGAAGGCCGTGGCCTCCGTGGGGCCCGTCTCCGTGGCAATCGACGCCGGACACGAGTCCTTCCAGTTCTACCAGTCAG GCATCTACTTTGAGAAGGAGTGCAGCAGCGAGGAGTTGGACCACGGCGTGCTGGTGGTGGGTTACGGCTACGAGGGTGAAGATGTGGATGGCAGGAAGTACTGGATCGTCAAAAACAG CTGGAGCGAGAAGTGGGGAGACAAAGGTTACATCTACATGGCCAAGGATCGCAAGAACCACTGCGGAATTGCCACTGCTGCCAGCTACCCACTGGTCTGA
- the fbp2 gene encoding fructose-1,6-bisphosphatase isozyme 2 isoform X1, which translates to MSDQSAFETDVWTLTRFVMEMGRQVKGATGELTQLLNSMMTAIKAISSAVRKAGLAHLQGMAGCVNVTGDDVKKLDVLSNDLVINMLKASYGTCCMVSEEDKGLIITPKDKRGKYVVCFDPLDGSSNIDCLASIGTIFAIYKRVTEGEPTEEDALQPGSNMVCAGYALYGSATLVALSTGAGLNFFMLDPAIGEFILTERNVKIKPRGKIYSLNEGYAKYFHPSVNHYINHKKNPEDGGTPYGARYVGSMVSDVHRTITYGGIFMYPANQKSPEGKLRLLYECNPIAFLVEQAGGVATTGTQRVLDVQPRALHQRVPFVVGSPDDVNEYLTFVNKYQ; encoded by the exons ATGTCGGACCAGTCGGCCTTTGAGACGGACGTGTGGACGCTGACCCGCTTCGTTATGGAGATGGGTCGCCAGGTCAAAGGGGCGACAGGCGAGCTGACGCAGCTGCTCAACTCCATGATGACCGCCATCAAGGCCATTTCATCGGCCGTGCGCAAGGCCGGCCTGGCCCACTT GCAGGGCATGGCGGGCTGCGTGAACGTGACGGGGGACGACGTGAAGAAACTGGACGTGCTGTCCAATGACTTGGTGATCAACATGCTGAAGGCCTCCTACGGCACCTGCTGCATGGTCTCCGAGGAGGACAAGGGCCTCATCATCACGCCCAAAGACAAGAGG GGCAAGTACGTGGTGTGTTTTGACCCCCTGGATGGTTCCAGTAACATTGACTGCCTGGCTTCCATCGGCACCATCTTTGCAATCTATAAACGG GTGACGGAGGGCGAGCCCACCGAGGAGGATGCCCTCCAGCCGGGCAGCAACATGGTGTGCGCCGGTTACGCCCTCTATGGCAGCGCCACCTTGGTGGCCCTCAGCACCGGTGCTGGCCTCAACTTTTTCATGCTGGATCCA GCTATCGGTGAGTTCATCCTGACTGAGAGGAACGTGAAGATCAAACCCAGGGGGAAAATCTACAGTTTGAACGAGGGCTACGCAAAGTACTTCCACCCCTCTGTCAACCACTACATCAACCACAAGAAGAATCCCGAG GACGGCGGTACGCCATACGGCGCACGTTACGTCGGTTCCATGGTGTCGGACGTCCACCGCACCATCACGTACGGGGGCATATTCATGTACCCGGCCAACCAAAAAAGCCCGGAAGGGAAG cTGCGCCTACTGTACGAGTGCAACCCAATCGCATTCCTGGTGGAGCAGGCAGGTGGCGTGGCCACGACTGGCACTCAGAGGGTCCTGGACGTGCAGCCCCGGGCCCTCCACCAGCGGGTGCCCTTCGTGGTGGGCTCGCCTGACGACGTCAATGAGTATTTGACTTTTGTCAACAAGTATCAGTAA